The following DNA comes from Tunturibacter psychrotolerans.
CGTGCATCCATTGCGCGATCAGCGACCCGACAGCTCCCCCTGTCATGATGATGGGGCCCTCGGCTCCAAACGGTCCGCCTGATCCGATCGCGATTGCGGCGGAGACCGGCTTCAGCACTGCTATCTTCGGATCGACCTTCGCACGGTGAAGCAGAATCGCTTCGATGGCCTCGGGTATGCCGTGCCCGCGTATCTTGTCCGAACCGAACCGGGCCATGACCCCGACGATAAGGCCGCCGACTACAGGCACCACGACCATCCAGTGTCCCAGTGGACTGCCAGCGGGGGAGATCGCATCAGTACTGAACCGATGGTAGTAGAACAGATTGGTAGAGAGAGCAATCAGGCGCAGCAGCAGGACAGCCAGTCCTGTCGCACAGGCACCGATTCCGATCGAGACTCCTGAGAGCAGCCATACCCTTCGGTCAACGGTGAAGTCTCGTAGAGCAGATGGTTCTGACTTCATTTGGAGTTTCCTTTAGTCGCAGCGGGGCTTGCCTCTTCGCCAGCATTGAGTCGGTGAGAGTTACGAATCGTCGTCAGTGCGCGGACCATCCTGGGAACCAGTTCGTACAGCTCACGCTCATGATCGTCCGACAGAGCCTGTAGTATTCGTTGTCCTTTTGGCGTAACCTGCAGCAATACTCGACGGCGATCCAACGCAGCCTGTTTGCGAAAGATCAACCCAGCGTCGACGCAGCGATTGCTGAGCTCGACGACGGTGTGATGGCGTAGTCCTAGTCTTTCGGCGGCATACGTTACCGTGGTCTCGACATCGTCAGGAGCTCCGGCGAGGTGTAGAAGCAGTTGATGTTGTTGGGGATGAAGACCGGCCTGCTCAGCGCGCTGTTCACTGAACTGAAGAAACTGCCGGAGCGTGTATCGAAATTCTGCCAGGGTCTGCAGTCTTTGTCGGTCTTCGTTTGGAAGAGGTTTCGCCATATCGAAATTATATCGTATTACGATATATATAGATTCAGAAATCAACTTTCCGATTCATAAATCGGCTTGCTCGCGGAGGCTTTGTTAGAGCGAGGAACCTAGCCACTCGTTCCATGCGGCGAGGGCGCGGTCGCATTGGATCTTGTGGCGTTCTTTCTTGTCGCGGATCTTTTTGCGGAGATCTTCTTCGAGTGGTGGGAGCAGGTCGAAGGTGATGTTGGCGGGTTGAAACTTTTTTGTTTCAGCGTGAGTGATGTAGTGCGTGAGCGAGCCGTTGGCGCTGAGGCGTGGAGCGGTTGGCGGCGCGACGCCGTTCGCAATGGCGGCGGCGTAGATGCCTGCGAGCATGCCTGATGCGATGGATTCGGTGTAGCCTTCGACGCCGCTGAGTTGGCCCGCGATCATGATGTGCGGGTGAGCCTTGAGCTGGAGGGTTTCGGTGAGCAGCGATGGGGCGTGGATGTAGGTGTTGCGGTGGATCTGACCGTAGCGGAGGAAGGTTGCGTTTTCGAGGCCGGGGATGAGTTTGAGGACGCGATTTTGCTCGCCGTATTTCAGGTGATTCTGAAAGCCGACGAGGTTGTAGCTGTCGGCGCGGAGGTTTTCCTGGCGTAGCTGAACAACGGCGTAGGGCCAGCGGCCAGTCTTCGGGTCGGTAAGGCCGACGGGCTTCATGGGGCCGAAGCGGAGAGTGTCGCGGCCGCGGCGGGCGGTCTCTTCGATGGGGAGGCAGCCTTCGAAGTACTGGAGTTTTTCTGGTGTGCCGGTGACGGGGAACTTCTCCCAGTCCTTCGATTCGACGGCTTCGGCTGTGGTGAGAGCCTCCATGAAGCGCTCGTACTCTTCTTTGGTGAAGGGGCAGTTGATGTAGTCGGCGGTGCCTTTGTCGTAGCGGGCGGCGAAGTAGACCTTCGACATGTCGATGGTGGTGGCGTCGACGATGGGGGAGATCGAGTCGTAGAAGGCTAGATGGTCTGAGCCGGTGAGACGCTGGAGTTCGGCGGCGAGGGCAGGCGAGGTGAGCGGGCCTGAGGCGAGGATCGTTACTGTGTCGGGGGCTTGCTCGTCGAGCTTGGTGACTTCTTCGCGGTGAACGCGGATGCGGGGCTCGGCGGCGATGCGTTCGGCGACGCGCTTGGAGAATTCGACGCGGTCGACGGCGAGTGCGTGGCCAGCGGGGACGGCAGTGGCATCGGCTTCGGCGAGAAGGATGCTGCCCGCTCGACGCATCTCCTGCTTGAGCAGCCAGGGAGCTGAATTTTCGGACTCGGACTTCAGGGAGTTGGAGCAGACCAGTTCGGCGAAGTCGGAGGTCTGGTGGGCTTCGGTGGAGCGCGTGGGGCGCATCTCGTAGAGGTCGACCTCGCAGCCGCGCTTTGCTGCTTGAAGGGCTGCTTCGGGGCCGGCGAGGCCGCCGCCGATGATTTTGATTCGTCTAGTTGTCACGGGCTTCCCCTCTCCCCTTTGTTTTGGTCAAAGTATTCCAATAAAACGGTTTACGTCTGGACTTAGAGCGTCAGCCCTTGATACCGAGGACCAACTCCGGGCAAAGTATTCCATCCACAGGAGTTACCTGCGGTGTTGCAGGATGAAGTGGCTTGGATTCGGTCTTGCCCCCTGCCTCTTATTATAACGGCCGCGTCAAGCACAAGGGTGCGAGAGGGAGTCATGCAGACGGTGTCGTCAGGGATTTACATAAAAGATCGCGTCGCTGGGTATAACCCATTTGTGTAGTTGGGGGCTAGCGGTGTCTCGATCATAATGACCTTAACTCAAGAGGTTCCCCATGGAACAGACGCTAGTGGATGTGTTTGAAGAGGCTCGCATAGTTGTAGCGGCTGCGGACCGCAAGGTCGCAGAAGAAGAGGAACGGCGCAGAGAGGGTGAGCGGGCAGGTTTGCTCCAGACGCTCGGCGCTCGTATCGAAGAAGCGTTCGACTTCACCAGCAGGGAAAAGCTCGAGCTGGAACCACGTCTTGATGTGCAGCGCGGCGTGGCAGTCGTCGAGTTTGTGGTCAGGAGTCTACGGGCCATCTTTCTTCTGTCTCCCAATGAAGGCAACACCTGGACTCTTCGGCTGCTCGCAGACGGCCATGAGATGGAGGTCCTGAGCGAATTTCAAGGTGGGACGAAGGACGAAGCGGGATCGCAGCGTCTGGCGGCAGCACGCATCGTGACGATGATCGGCAACTGGATTCAAAGCGCCAGGCGTCCCCCTCAAGCGGTTCCCGTTGCTGTCACGATGGTTCCGACTGAGATTCCGACGGTACGAGCGGGATCTTCGAGACTTCAACTTCGCGAGGAGCCGAAGCACGAGCGGACCTACGGCACCATGGGCAAATTCCTCGGCGCCTAGATCATTTTTCTACTTGGATAGTGCGGCCAAGGCGGTCAGGGCATTGCCGGAGACCTGCATGCCCTTCCAATCCGACTTCATCACAGCTCCCAGCTGGTGATAGAAGTCGATTGACGGAGTGTTCCAATCGAGCACGGCCCATTCGAAGCGAGGACAACCCTCAGCTACGGCGATCGCGGCGACGCGAGTGAGGAGGGCTTTGCCAATTCCCTTCCCGCGATGCTCAGGGTTGACGTACAGGTCTTCGAGATAGATGCCGGCGTGGCCGCGCCAGGTGGAGTAGCTATAAAAATAGAGCGCGAAGCCTGCGGGGGTGGTCGTGTCTGTGCTGATCAGCTCGGCGATGATGCAGTCGAAGCGTTTGGTGGGGCCAAAGCCATCGCGAAGGAGGTCGGCTTCCGTGGCGAGGACCGCGTCCGGTTCGCGCTCGTAGGTGGCGAGATCGCGAACGAACTTGAGGATCTGCGGAACGTCGGCAGGGGTCGCGGGGCGGAGATTGAGCGCGTCGTCGGTACGTGATTGGCGGTCGGTCATCGCTGATTTTCCTGTGCTCATGGTTTAGACGAGTCGTCGGCGGCCTTCGCACCAGGTTGAGCGGCGAGCCATTTGTCGAAGGGAATGTTGAAGTCGAAGAGCTGCTTTTTGCCGTCAAGGGTGTGGACCATCTTGATGTAGAGTTCAGCGCCCTTCAGCGGCTGGTCTGGAAGCGAACGGACGTCATAGAAGAGGTAGCCGGCGAGAGTGCTATGCGGGTCGACGGTGGTTCCATTGAAGCCAAAATCGTTGTCATCCTTGATGATCGATTTGTCGACATCCTTGTCGTGAAGGGTGATGGGCGGCAGGGGCATCGGCATGGGAATCTTGCGGCCGGCTGTGCCTTTGGTGGAGAAGAGGCGACGCTGGAGATCATCGTCGGTGGCTGCGGGAATCTTGTCGTTGTTGATGGAGATGAACTGGATGCGGGCATCGGCCAGGGAGAGCGGTGTGTCGCTGTCGTTGGTAAAGATGACGCGAATCGCAACAAAGCCGTGCTGGATGTAGGGGAGGCGGAAGAAGTCGCAGTCTTTGGAATCGTCGCAGGGATCGGCGGCAACAGTGACTTTTTCGTTGGCGTGCGTCTCGAAGGCCGCGTACTGATTGGCAGGTTTTGCGGGGGGTGCCTTTTTGTCGGCGGCCCGGGTAGTGGCTGCAAAGATGCAGAAAATTGTTACTAGTAGGATCGAAATCGTGGGGAACCGGTAGGACATCATGGCCAGAGTTGATTATCATCTGCGCTGGCGTACAAGGTAAAGCGAGGACACGGCGACGGTGATGATGGTGATGTATAGCTCGTTGCTGCTGGCCGTGCTGGTGGTAGGCGCCCCGTATTGGCTGGTGCGGATGGCGACCAGCGGACGATACAGAGCCGGGTTGCGGGGACGTCTGGGGGTGGTGCCAAGAGGGCTGCATGCGGCGGTGAGCGGGCAAAGTGTGGTGTGGGTCCATGCAGTGAGCGTGGGCGAAGTGATGGCCGCGACCCGGTTGATTCGCGAACTGAAGGAGAGATTGCCGGGTTGGGTAGTAGCGATTTCGACGACGACGGAGACGGGGCAGAGACTGGCAAAGGAGAGACTGCCGGATTCGCCTGTGTTTTATCTGCCACTGGACCTCAAATTTTCCGTGAGGAGGTATTTGCGGGTGCTGCAGCCGCGAATGCTGGTGCTGATGGAGAGCGAGTTCTGGCCGCGATTGATCAAAGAGTGCGCGAAGGATGGCGTACCAATTGCAGTAGTCAACGCGCGGATCTCGGATCGGTCGTTTCCCAGGTACATGCGGCTGCGGCGTCTGTGGCGACCGTTCCTGGAGATGATCTCACTGTTTCTTGCGCAGAGTAGAGAGTCCGCAGAGAGGCTGGAGAAGATTGGTGCTCCGACG
Coding sequences within:
- the trmFO gene encoding methylenetetrahydrofolate--tRNA-(uracil(54)-C(5))-methyltransferase (FADH(2)-oxidizing) TrmFO; translation: MTTRRIKIIGGGLAGPEAALQAAKRGCEVDLYEMRPTRSTEAHQTSDFAELVCSNSLKSESENSAPWLLKQEMRRAGSILLAEADATAVPAGHALAVDRVEFSKRVAERIAAEPRIRVHREEVTKLDEQAPDTVTILASGPLTSPALAAELQRLTGSDHLAFYDSISPIVDATTIDMSKVYFAARYDKGTADYINCPFTKEEYERFMEALTTAEAVESKDWEKFPVTGTPEKLQYFEGCLPIEETARRGRDTLRFGPMKPVGLTDPKTGRWPYAVVQLRQENLRADSYNLVGFQNHLKYGEQNRVLKLIPGLENATFLRYGQIHRNTYIHAPSLLTETLQLKAHPHIMIAGQLSGVEGYTESIASGMLAGIYAAAIANGVAPPTAPRLSANGSLTHYITHAETKKFQPANITFDLLPPLEEDLRKKIRDKKERHKIQCDRALAAWNEWLGSSL
- a CDS encoding GNAT family N-acetyltransferase, whose protein sequence is MTDRQSRTDDALNLRPATPADVPQILKFVRDLATYEREPDAVLATEADLLRDGFGPTKRFDCIIAELISTDTTTPAGFALYFYSYSTWRGHAGIYLEDLYVNPEHRGKGIGKALLTRVAAIAVAEGCPRFEWAVLDWNTPSIDFYHQLGAVMKSDWKGMQVSGNALTALAALSK
- a CDS encoding MarR family winged helix-turn-helix transcriptional regulator, coding for MAKPLPNEDRQRLQTLAEFRYTLRQFLQFSEQRAEQAGLHPQQHQLLLHLAGAPDDVETTVTYAAERLGLRHHTVVELSNRCVDAGLIFRKQAALDRRRVLLQVTPKGQRILQALSDDHERELYELVPRMVRALTTIRNSHRLNAGEEASPAATKGNSK